GCTGGTGATTGTGTCCATTTCTAACGCGATGGTGCTCGGTGGTGTGAACCCTTACGTGCAGCAGGCCGTCCAAGGCATCGTAGTGGTCGGCGCCGCGGTCGCGACACTCTGGCACTCGCGTGCACGGCTGAGGGTGGTGAAGTGACGAATGTCTGAGAAGAACGAAGTCGTCTTCGCGATCGACAACGTGACCAAGCGCTTCCGCGGCACGGTCGCCCTCAAGAATGTCTCGCTCGAGTTGCGTCGGCACGAGGTGCTCGGCCTCATCGGTGAGAACGGCGCAGGCAAGTCGACGTTGCTGAAGATCCTCACCGGTCTCGAGCAGCCGAGCGAAGGCGAGATCTCGCTGCGAGGCGAAGCGGTCACCCTGAACGGTATCCGCGGAGCGAATGAGCACGGCATCGCCATGGTCTTTCAAGAGCAGTCGCTGATCAGCAATATCAGCGTCGGTGAGAACGTGCTGCTCGGTCACGAGGGAGCAACCGTCACGGCGGGCGTGTACCGGTGGGGAGCTCTGAGGCGAGAGGCGCAGAAATACATCGACATGGTTGGTGCCGACATCAGCGCCGATCAGCCCACCAGTGCCCTGCCCTTCGCGAAACGGCAAATGGTCGAGGTCGCGAAGGCCATTGCCAGTGCCGATGGCTCCGATCATGAGCCGGTGATCCTGCTCGACGAACCGACCTCGGTGCTCGAGGCGCAGGAGATCGAGAAACTGTTCGAGATCATCGACGGACTGCGACAGCGCGCCTCGGTGATCTTCGTGAGCCACCGCATGGAGGAGGTGCTGCGCGTCTGCGACCGTGTGTACGTGCTGCGGGACGGTGAGGTCGCGGGCGAGCGGATCCCCGGCCGGGTCGAGGAGGAGGAGCTCTACGAACTGCTGGTCGGTGAGGACCTCTCCCAGGGCTACTACCATGAGGACCTGCGGGTCGAACCTCGGGATGATGTGCGGCTGAAGCTTTCCGGGCTCTCGGGCGCGGGCTTCAGCGATATCGATCTTGAGATGCGTTCCGGCGAGGTCGTCGCCCTCATGGGAGTGCAGGATTCGGGCCGCGAAGAGATCGGAAAGGCGCTGTTCGGGGGTCTGCCGACTTCTCGCGGCACTGTCGAGGTCGACGGCGTGCGTGTGAGCCTCCGCTCGCCGGCGGATCTGGTGGGTAAGGGAATCGGCTACATCCCCTCCGACCGCAAGACCGACGGCTGCGTGCTGCCCATGTCGGTGCAGGACAACATGGTGCTGGCGCACCCGGAGCGCGTCGCGCGGGCGGGTGTCTTCGATCCGCTGCTCGGATCGAAGACAGTACAGCAATGGATCGACAAGTTGCGCATTAAGACACCCTCGGGTTTCACTCCTATGCGCAACCTGTCGGGTGGTAACCAGCAGAAGGTAGTGCTCGCCAAATGGCTGCTCGATCCGAAACTGAGGGTGCTCATTCTCGATACACCGACCCGCGGCCTTGATGTCGGAGCCAAATCGGATGTCTACAAACTGATCCGCGAGCTCGCGGAGAACGGGCTCTCGGTGATACTCATCGCCGACACTCTCGAGGAGGGAATGCACATGGCGCATCGGGTTGTCACTCTGAAAGATGGGCGTACAAGCGGGGAGTTCCTCTGCTCCGCTGGCTCGATGCCCGAGCGCACCGAGATTCTGGAGAGGATGATCTAGGGTGACCCGGTTGAATGAAGAACAGGCCCCGAGCACCTCGGCGCAACTGATAGCAGCGCGGCAGAAACGCGACTTCCAATGGTTCCACGAGCGGGGCCTTACACCATTCGTGGCCTTGATCGTGGTGGTCGGCGTGGTTGCGATCTACGATCCTGGTTTCCTATCGCCGCGGGCGCTGACCTCGCTGCTCGATCAGACAGCGGTGCTCGGCCTTCTCGCGCTCGCCCAAGCCGTGGTCGTGCTCACCGGCAGGATCACACTGGCCAACGCGGCACTCGCGTCGCTCGGAGGTGTATGCCTCGCTCTGCTATTGCCCGATTACGGCTGGTTCGGCGTCATAGCCGTGGTGCTGGGGGCTGCCCTGCTCGGCCTGCTGCTCGGCACCATCCACATGATCGCGCAGGTTCCCTCGTTCGTCGTGTCGCTCGGCGGTATGGGAGTGTTCGCAGGGCTCTCGCTCTGGCTCTCAGGAGCCGATTCCCTCTATGTCTCATCAGGTTACGAGGTGCTCGAATGGATGACCTGGCGCTACTTCGGTATTCCGATCTCGTTCCTACTGCTGGTCTGCATCGCGGGCCTCATGATGCTCTGCTTCGCGCTCTTCCCGATCGGGCGCAGCATCCGCGCCGTCGGGTTCAACGAGCGAGCTTCCGCCTTCTCTGGTATCCGCACGACGCTCGTCGTCGTATCGGTGTTCGCGCTGTCCGGCGCGCTCAGCGGCCTCGCGGCGACCCTGCAAATCGCGGAACTGCGCTCCGCGGGCGCGACCACCGCCGATGCGCTGCTGCTACCGAGCATCGCCGCCGTGCTACTCGGCGGCAACGCCATATCGGGCGGCGTCGGAGGGATCGGTCGCACCCTGGTGGGCGTGCTCATCATCACGGTGCTGCGGGTGGGCCTCGATATCGTCGGAGTACCGTCGTCAGTGCAACCCATTATCTACGGTGTGATCGTCATACTGACGATCGCCGTCACTGCGGACCGGGCCCGAGGGCGAGCAATAGCGTGAGCGAAGCGCCGTTGGTGCCCGCGCAAGACACGTTTTCACAGAGGAGGACGAAGCAGTGGATATTGCGAGCAAGAATCGGGTAGGGCGCACGGGGGTCGAGGTGACGACGCTCGGCTTCGGCGCCACGTTGATCGGCAACTTCATGCAACCACTCACAGATGCCGAAGCCCGCGCAATGGTGGACCAGGCGTGGGGGCTGGGGGTGCGATACTTCGATACTGCGGCACTCTACGGCCACGGGCTGAGCGAGTACCGCCTCGGCCACGCTTTGTACGAGCGGCCGCGAGATGCGTATTCTCTGCTCACGAAGGTGGGGCGGGTGCTGAAGCCCGCGGCTCGCGGTACCTTCGACTCCGGGCTATGGGTCGATCCCGCGCCCATGTCGGTGACCTACGACTACAGCTACGACGGCATCATGCGCTCTGCGGAAGATGCCATGCAACGGCTCATGACCGATCACATCGAGATGGTGCTCGTGCACGATGTGGACGCGTACACCCACGGCGCCGAGGCGCAGCGCGGTTACTTCGAACAGGCCGTCACCGATGGCTTCAGGGCGCTTGAGAAATTGCGTGACGAGGGAGTGGTGCAGGCGATCGGATTCGGTGTGAACGAATCCGATGTGCTCTTGGAGGCCATGCAGCGCACCGATTCCGATGTGTTGCTGCTTGCGGGACGCTACACGCTTCTCGAGCAGGATCCGATCGACGATCTGTTCCCGCTCTGCAGAGAACGCGGTGCGAGCGTGATCCTCGGCGGTGTCTACAACTCCGGTATTCTCGCCACCGGCCCCAGGGATGGTGCGAAGTTCAACTACTCGCCAGCACCTCGGGAGGTGCTGGATCGTGCCGCCCGCTTGGAGACGATCTGCCGGCGATATGACATCCCCCTGGCGGCAGCGGCCCTGCAATTCGCCGCCGCGCACCCGGTAGTGGCGAGTGTCTGCATCGGTTCGCGTCGTCCGGAGCAGCAGGCCCAGACGGCCGAGTACGCCAGTCTGGCCGTGCCGAGCGCGCTTTGGGAAGAAATGCAGGCAGAGGGGCTGATCCGTGAGGATGCGCCGCTGCCCGGCGATGAGAGGAGCGCATCATGAGCGTCGGAGCCGAGGCGATGCGAGAGACCATGCGCGCGGTGCGCTACTACGGGCCGGGCGATGTCCGGGTGGAGCGCCTCGAGAAGCCGGTACCTAGCAAGCATCAGGTACTGATCCGCAACGAACTCTGCGGTATCTGCGGCACCGATCTGCACGAATATACGGAAGGGCCCATCTTCGCCCCGACCGCGGATGTCCCTGACCCGTTGACGGGCGAGACGGCGCCGGTGGTTCTCGGGCACGAGATGGTGGGTGTCATCGAATCTGTCGGTTCGGAGGTGTCCCGGTTCTCGAAGGGTCAGCGAGTAGCGGTTGAACCGCGTCAGGCCTGCGGCGAATGCGGGCCCTGCCTCGACGGACGCCGCAACTGCTGCCCGATCGCGGCCACGATCGGTCTGCAGGGCGGCGGTGGCGGGCTCGCCGACTACATCGCGGTCGATGAGCAGCTCGTCTATGATCTCGGCAGCATTCCAGCCGAGGTGGGAGTGGCGCTTGAACCGCTCGCCGTCGCGACCCACGCCGTGCGCCGGATCGAGGGAGGAGTGCACGGTAAACAGGTCCTCGTGATGGGGGCAGGCCCGATCGGTGCGCTCGTCGTGTGGGTGCTGCGCGCTTCCGGAGCCTCCGAGGTGGTCGTGGTCGAGCCCGGGGCCGGGCGGCGGGAGAACGCATTGAAGTTCGGTGCTACCAGGCTGCTCGATCCGAAGCAGGACGACCTCGAGAAGAAGCTCACGGAATGGGGTATCTCGCCGCATGCGGCCTTCGAGTGCGCCGGTACCGGAGCGACGCTGCAGGGCTGCCTGCAAGCCGTGCGTCCAGGCGGCGTCGTCGTCAATGTGGCGATCTCCGGCCGGGCCGTCGAGGTCGACCTGTTGCCGTTGATCGTGAAGGAGATCTCCGTGCTCGGTAGTATCTGCTACGCAGGGGACCACGCGGCCGCAATCGAACTGCTGCGTGAAAACGAGTTCCCCGTTGAGGCGTTCGTGAGCGAGCGCATCCGACTCGAGGACGTCGTAGCGGAGGGGCTTGAAGAGCTCCGTCGCGCATCCGCGGAGCACATGAAGATCGTCGTCGCAGTGTGACGGGCGAGAAGGAGGAGCGATGTCTCGTGTGCTGATCGCGTGCGACAAGTTCAAGGGTTCCGCGACTGCCGCTGAGGTGGTCTCCGCGCTCGGGCGGGGCATTCTCTCGGAGCAGCCCGAGGCGGTCGTCGAAGAGCTGCCGGTGGCGGACGGGGGAGATGGGACGGTCGACGCTGCGCTCGCCTCCTCGACTTTCGAGGAGCGCCGTTGCGCGGTGACCGGTCCGTACGGTGAGGGCCGTGAGGCTCGTTTCGCCTTCGGCTCCGAGGCGCGCACCGCGGTGATCGAAGCGGCGGAGGCCTGCGGGCTACGACTGGTCGATCCCGAGGCGCTGCGCTCCCGTTCCGTCGATGCGCTCTCGGCGACGAGCGCGGGCGTCGGTGAGCTGATCGCGGCTGCGCTCGACGCGGGGGCCGAACGCATCGTGCTCGGTCTCGGCGGCAGCGCCACCTCCGACGGCGGTTCGGGCATGCTGGCAGCGCTCGGCGCGCGCATCCGCGATGCCACTGGTGCCCCGGTGGGGCCGGGCGGATCCGGTGCCGCGCTCGCCGCGAGCATCGACACCGCGGCACTCGATCCGCGCCTGCGCGACACCGAGATCCTCATCGCCTCGGACGTCACCAACCCGCTGTGCGGCCCCGACGGTGCCGCGGGCGTCTACGGCCCGCAGAAGGGTGTACCGCCCGCGCGCATCGCCGAGCTCGACGCCGGTCTCGCACGCTTCGGAGCGCTTGTCGAGCGCTCGCTCGACGCCGCTCCCGGTGCCTGGACCGAGCACCCCGGCGCCGGCGCGGCGGGCGGGCTTGGGTTCGCGGCGCTCGCGGTGCTCGGTGGCAAGATGCGCCCCGGCATCGACCTCGTGCTCGATCTGCTGCACTTCGACAGGGCCGTTGCCGGCGCGGATCTCGTCATCACAGGAGAGGGGCGCCTCGACACGCAGACCCTCAGCGGCAAGGCTCCGGCAGGCGTCGCCGCCCGCGCGCAGGGCATCCCCGTGGTGGTCGTGTGCGGATCCAGCGCCCTCCCGCGCGAGCGGGCGCTCGCGGCGGGCTTCCGCGAAGTGTTCGAGCTGGTCGGGATCGAGCCCCGCGTCGATCGATGCATACAGGCCCCTGTGCCCGTGCTCGAGCGCGTCGGGCGCATGATCGGAGCGCGTCTTCCCGAGCTCGTGGCCTAGCTCAAGGCCGAACCTGCCCCTGATCCTGTCGAAGGGACCCCCTCCCGCCACTGTTTCGGAGCACACCCGTATTTCGGATCGATCGCGGAGATCTGATCCGAAATACGGGTGAGATCCGAAGCCAGGGGATCCGGCCCCTTCGACAGGCCCAGGGGGTGGGCAGGCTACTCCGCCGGCGCCAGGTCGTAGGTGACCCAGGGCGTCTGCTGCGCGAGCCGGTCATAGAGGCGGCGCGCGGTCGTGTTGCTCTCGTGGGTGATCCAGCGCACCAGGGAGACTCCCTCGTCGCGCGCGATCTCGGCGAGGCGGTGCAGGATCGCGGATCCGGCTCCCGTGCCGCGCGCCTCCGGCGCGGTGAAGAGGTCGTCGAGGTAGAGGCCCTGCTCGCCGACCACGGGCCGCGAGAAGCGGCGGAAGTGCCCGATCCCGACCACCCTGCCGTCGACCTCGGCGACGAGCCCGCGCGTTTCGTGCGAGGGATCCATCAGCCAGCCCCACACCGTATCGAGCACGGCGGGATCGTGCGGCTTCTCGTAGAAATCGCGGTACCCGCGGAAGAGCGCGGCCCACGCCTCGCGATCACCCTCGGTGACCGGACGCACGACCACCGCGCGGCCGTCCCCGCTCACGACAGCTTCTCCACCTCGACGAAGACCACGTCGCTCTCGCTACCGCGGTTCTCGATGCGGTGCTCCGCCCCCGACGGGCGCGTGTAGCTGCGGCCCGTGACCAGCTCGGCGACGATCTCGCTGCCGTCGGCGTTCGTGACGTGCATCGTGTCGGTCACGAGCGGCACCACTACGTACTCGTGCTCGTGCCTGTGCATCGGGATCGCCCCGCCCGGTTCGATGGTCCACTTCGTGACGCGGAAGTGCTCGTTCTCGAGCTGTACTTCGCTGTGCGATCCGCTGCTCATGATCCTCCTCGATGCGTGACGGGGCCCGATCGGCGCCTCCCCTCCCAGCATAGGTGGCAGCTCGGCCGCGGGCGCGGCTAGTGTGGGCGGATGAGCGATCGATCGATGGGCGGGCTGCCGACGCGCATTCTCATCGCCGAGTTCGACTCCGTCGCTCAGGCCGCACGTTATGCCGAGAACGGGGCGGAGGCGGCCACCGCCGACCTCACGGGGATGCTGCGCATCGGCCGGCTCGTCGCCGAGACCGTGCTCGTGACCGATGCGATGCTGCTCGACGGCGAGTACTTCATGAGGCTTGGCCCCGAGGGTGTGCTGCGCGAGCTGGGCGCCGGGGACGGGAGGTTCCCGCTCACCGTCACCGGGCCCGCTGAGACGCTCGCGGCCGGGCTGGAGTTCCGCAGGCGCAACGCCGGCTTCGCGTGGTCCCTCATCGGTGTGAACCGTGGCGAGGCGGTGCCCTCCGCGGTCGAGGCCCGCTGGGAGGATTGGCTGGGGTCCGTGGATCGCGGGCTCATCCGATACGAGCAGCAGCCGCCGGGATTCACCATGCCCGCGTTCGGGGAGCTGCCGCCGCTCTCCGCGGGCGGCGAGGCGGCGCAGTCCGGGCAGGCTGGGCAGGCAGCACAGACGACACAGGCCGCGGCGCTCGCCTCATCGCTGCGCAACGTCGTGAGGCGCAGCGAGGCGTTCGAGATCATCGAGAAGGCCGGTTTGCATCCCCGGGATCAGGATCGCCTGCGCGCGTGGTGGAACGCGAGGTATCTCCGGGCGATCGCCGACCAGGCCGGGGCCGACTGGTTGAGTTTCGAGGCCGCCGGCCCGCTGCAGCATTCCGTCCGCAGGAGCGATCGGCGGATCCGCCTCCCCAGGCGTCTGCTCGAGTGGGCCCGGGAGGCGAACCCCGCGAGCATCGCCCTCGCCTGGGATACCACGTCGAAGCAGCGCGAGCGGTTGCGGCGCAGGTCGAGCTGGGCGTCGATGCGGGATCTCGCCTACCAGGCGACGCAGATCGCGTCGGCGCGCACCCGCAGAGGGGTGCTGCGCGATTCCGTGCTGCGGCTCCTCGTGGCGGCGGTCGCGGTCGTGCTCGCGGTGCCGGGGTTCGAGGCGGTCGCGCTCGAGAACCCGCTCACCTGGATCGTGTTCGCCGGCGTCATCGTGACGACCGTGCCCTTCGACTCGCTGCTCGCGCTCGCGGGCCTGCTCGTGCCCGATCCGCGGGCGGAGCTCATCCTGCATCGGAGAGGAATCGCGTCATGAACGATGGAGTCGGGTTCGCGCCGGTCTACGAGGCCCGGGATGGGCTGCCGGTGCGCCTGGAGGCAGCCCCCCGCCAGGACTCCCGCGGACGACCGTATCTGCACCACCGCCTGGTCGTCGCCGATGGCCGGCCGGGCGCCGTGGTCGTCGCGGTGCGATCGGGGGAGCGCGAGGACACGCCAGAGGTGCTGCTCGTGCGCAGCCTCCGCTACGCCGTGGGGCAGGAGCTGTGGGAGCTGCCTCGCGGGTCGGGGGAGCCCGAGGACGCGGTGGATCGGGATCGCCCCGCCGATCCCGATCCGGTTCGCGGTTCGGGTCCGGATCCTCATCGCCCCGCCGATCCTGTCTCCGATCCCGCATCCGATCCCGTCGGCGACGCGGGTCTGCGCGCCGGCCTGCGCGAGCTCGCCGAGGAGACGGGCTTCACCGCTGCCCGCTCCGAGCTGCTGGGCGGCTACGTGGTCGACTCCACGGTGTTCCCGCAGCGGGTCTGCGCCGTGCTGTGCGAGATCGATGCCTCGCGCGAACCGGGCGACGTGGACGGCGAGGTGGAGGAGTCGCGCTGGTTCAGCCGCGACGAGGTCGTCGGGATGATCCGCTCGGGCGCGGTCGCCGATGCGCACTCCCTGTCGGCCCTCCTGCTGTGGCTCCTCCCCGCCATCCCGACCCGGTCGTGATGGCGGACTCCGTCCCCGAACCGGGGCGCCTGCGGCGCCTTCAGCGCTCCGGAGACGCCGTAAGCGCCCCCGATTCCACCTCGAAGAGACGTGAAATGCGCCATGATGAGGGTATGCGCCTCATCGTGGCGCACTACTGACTGTAAGGAGTTCCCATGACTTCGCCCGAAACCAAGCTGCTCCACCGCGCCGGCGACGGCGTCCGCACCGCTTTCGGCGTGGGCGGGCTCATCGCGATCGTGCTCGGCCTGCTCATCATCTTCTTCCCCGGAAAGACCGGCGCCGTCGCCATGCAGATCATCGCGGCGGTGATGGCCGCCTATGCGCTGGTGGTCGGCGTGGTCTACATCGGATCCTCGATCTTCAGCCGAGCACTCGGGGGCTGGGCGCGCACCGGCCACATCCTGCTCGGTGTGCTGTACGTCATCGGCGGCATCGTGATGATGGTGAACCTGGGCGCCGCTGCCGCGGTGCTCGCCGTCTTCCTCTCGGTCACCGTCGGTGTGCTGTGGCTGCTCGAGGGCGTCATGGCGTTCACCGTGGTGGGTCAGAGCGGCAACAAGGCCTGGACCGTCATCTACGGCATCATCAGCGTGCTCGCCGGCCTGACGCTCGTGTTCTCGCCGCTGCTCGGCGCGGTCACGCTGTGGCTGCTGCTCGGGATCTCCATGCTGGCGATGGGCATCGTGCAGGTGGTGCGCGCGTTCAAGATCGGCTCCGCGGCGTAGGGGGTACAGCGCGGGCGGTTACCGGGCGGCGCCGTGCGCGGGTGGCCGCCGCCCGCCCGCGCGTCAGCGCATCTGCTCGAGCTGAGCGGCGGTGACCGGGTCATCGCCGCTCGCCAGCGCGATGTACTTGCGGAGCACGACGAGCGACGCACCCGCCTTGTCGAACTCCGCCGCGACGAAGCGGTCGGTGCCGATGAGCGCGAGCGCCTCCCGTGCCGGCATGATGGCGCCCTTGATCTCGCTCCGGCGTTCCGCCGGGGCGACCGCGCGCAGCTCGGCCATCGAGGTGAAGAGCGGGAGCACCAGCTGGCCCTTGGTCGAGCGGATGGTGCGCACCCGCGGGCCCTTCTTCTTCGATGAGGTGCCCGTCACGTCGGCCACGAGATAGCCCTCGCGCAGCGAGTTCAGGAACGTCGCGAGGTGCTCGTAATCGGGCTGCTCCTGCAGCGCCCGCAGCGCGCCGCGCACGGCCTCGTTCGCGTAGTCGGGGTGCACCTCGTCAGGGATCAGAGCCTCCGCCGCTTCCGCCGTCCCGTTTGCGTTTGCATCTGGGTTTGCGTCGGCGTCTGGTGCGGGCTGCTGCGGGTTCTCGGCCATGCCTCCACCCTACCGGCGGCTTTCCGCCGCCCCTCATCGGCGGTTCCCCTCGGTCCGGGGTCACTTTCGTGCGTGTCGTCTCGCGCGACACGCACGAAAGTGACCCCGAATCACGACGAGGACGTTCAGAGACCACGGGAGGCTGTGCCGCGATCCTCACTCCTCGCCGACGCCCCGAGCCGCGAGCGCCTCGCCCGTCGACTGCGCGTGCGCGACGGTGCGCAGCGCGAACGGTACGAGCAGCGCGCGTACGCTGCGCTCGAGACCGCGGGCCTGGGCTGCCGCGCGGGTCTCCTGGGCGATGCCGAGGATGTTCGGGATCGCGGTGATGACGAGCGAGAACGCGAGTGCGACGCGATCCGGGTCCACCCGCAGCGGGCGAAGCGGCTCGAGCGCCCGAGCGATGGTGTCGAGCATGTCGGCGACCGCCGTGCTCGCGGTCACGGCGCTCGCGGCGAGGATCAGGGCGAGCAGATCGCCGACCACCTCGAAGCCGCGCGGCCAGCCCTGCAGCAGCCAGTCGGGTGAGCTCAGCACGGTTGTGAAGGGCTCCGATGTCGCGGTCGAGACCTCGTTCACCGACGCGAAGAGGAACAGCGGGATCGCGATGAACGCGAACCCCCGGGCGACGCGCCACAGGTGCCGTCCGCGCAGACCGGAGAGGACGGCGAGCGCGACGGCGATCCCGAGCCATACCGCGGTGATCGGCACGCCGCGCGTCCAGGTCACCGCGACCGCGAAGCAGACGAGTCCCAGCAGCTTCGCCCCCGGCGGCAATCGGTGCAGCGGCCCGCGCCCGGGCAGGTAGGCGCCGAGCGGCGACCAGCCGCTCATGCGATGCTCGCCCGGTAGTGCGCGACGGCCTCGGCCGGTGCGCCGTCGAAGACGACCCGCCCGTCCGAGATGACGAGCGTGCGGTCGGCGCGCTGCGCGAGGTCGAGGTCGTGGGTGACGACCACCACCTGCTGCGGCAGCGACATGAGCAGTTCGCCGATGAGGCGGCTGTTGCGCAGGTCGAGCAGGGTCGTGGGCTCGTCGGCGACGAGGATCGCCGGGTCGGTCGCCAGCACCGCCGCGATCGCGAGCAGCTGCTTCTGCCCCCCGGACAGGGTGTGCACGCTGCGCTCGGCGAGGTGCGCGATCCCGAACCGCTCGAGCACGGCGAGCGCCGCGGCTGTGCG
This DNA window, taken from Leucobacter tenebrionis, encodes the following:
- a CDS encoding SseB family protein, with the protein product MAENPQQPAPDADANPDANANGTAEAAEALIPDEVHPDYANEAVRGALRALQEQPDYEHLATFLNSLREGYLVADVTGTSSKKKGPRVRTIRSTKGQLVLPLFTSMAELRAVAPAERRSEIKGAIMPAREALALIGTDRFVAAEFDKAGASLVVLRKYIALASGDDPVTAAQLEQMR
- a CDS encoding alcohol dehydrogenase catalytic domain-containing protein, producing MSVGAEAMRETMRAVRYYGPGDVRVERLEKPVPSKHQVLIRNELCGICGTDLHEYTEGPIFAPTADVPDPLTGETAPVVLGHEMVGVIESVGSEVSRFSKGQRVAVEPRQACGECGPCLDGRRNCCPIAATIGLQGGGGGLADYIAVDEQLVYDLGSIPAEVGVALEPLAVATHAVRRIEGGVHGKQVLVMGAGPIGALVVWVLRASGASEVVVVEPGAGRRENALKFGATRLLDPKQDDLEKKLTEWGISPHAAFECAGTGATLQGCLQAVRPGGVVVNVAISGRAVEVDLLPLIVKEISVLGSICYAGDHAAAIELLRENEFPVEAFVSERIRLEDVVAEGLEELRRASAEHMKIVVAV
- a CDS encoding HdeD family acid-resistance protein; the encoded protein is MTSPETKLLHRAGDGVRTAFGVGGLIAIVLGLLIIFFPGKTGAVAMQIIAAVMAAYALVVGVVYIGSSIFSRALGGWARTGHILLGVLYVIGGIVMMVNLGAAAAVLAVFLSVTVGVLWLLEGVMAFTVVGQSGNKAWTVIYGIISVLAGLTLVFSPLLGAVTLWLLLGISMLAMGIVQVVRAFKIGSAA
- a CDS encoding aldo/keto reductase, translated to MDIASKNRVGRTGVEVTTLGFGATLIGNFMQPLTDAEARAMVDQAWGLGVRYFDTAALYGHGLSEYRLGHALYERPRDAYSLLTKVGRVLKPAARGTFDSGLWVDPAPMSVTYDYSYDGIMRSAEDAMQRLMTDHIEMVLVHDVDAYTHGAEAQRGYFEQAVTDGFRALEKLRDEGVVQAIGFGVNESDVLLEAMQRTDSDVLLLAGRYTLLEQDPIDDLFPLCRERGASVILGGVYNSGILATGPRDGAKFNYSPAPREVLDRAARLETICRRYDIPLAAAALQFAAAHPVVASVCIGSRRPEQQAQTAEYASLAVPSALWEEMQAEGLIREDAPLPGDERSAS
- a CDS encoding energy-coupling factor transporter transmembrane component T family protein, coding for MSGWSPLGAYLPGRGPLHRLPPGAKLLGLVCFAVAVTWTRGVPITAVWLGIAVALAVLSGLRGRHLWRVARGFAFIAIPLFLFASVNEVSTATSEPFTTVLSSPDWLLQGWPRGFEVVGDLLALILAASAVTASTAVADMLDTIARALEPLRPLRVDPDRVALAFSLVITAIPNILGIAQETRAAAQARGLERSVRALLVPFALRTVAHAQSTGEALAARGVGEE
- a CDS encoding cupin domain-containing protein; translation: MSSGSHSEVQLENEHFRVTKWTIEPGGAIPMHRHEHEYVVVPLVTDTMHVTNADGSEIVAELVTGRSYTRPSGAEHRIENRGSESDVVFVEVEKLS
- a CDS encoding glycerate kinase codes for the protein MSRVLIACDKFKGSATAAEVVSALGRGILSEQPEAVVEELPVADGGDGTVDAALASSTFEERRCAVTGPYGEGREARFAFGSEARTAVIEAAEACGLRLVDPEALRSRSVDALSATSAGVGELIAAALDAGAERIVLGLGGSATSDGGSGMLAALGARIRDATGAPVGPGGSGAALAASIDTAALDPRLRDTEILIASDVTNPLCGPDGAAGVYGPQKGVPPARIAELDAGLARFGALVERSLDAAPGAWTEHPGAGAAGGLGFAALAVLGGKMRPGIDLVLDLLHFDRAVAGADLVITGEGRLDTQTLSGKAPAGVAARAQGIPVVVVCGSSALPRERALAAGFREVFELVGIEPRVDRCIQAPVPVLERVGRMIGARLPELVA
- a CDS encoding sugar ABC transporter ATP-binding protein — translated: MSEKNEVVFAIDNVTKRFRGTVALKNVSLELRRHEVLGLIGENGAGKSTLLKILTGLEQPSEGEISLRGEAVTLNGIRGANEHGIAMVFQEQSLISNISVGENVLLGHEGATVTAGVYRWGALRREAQKYIDMVGADISADQPTSALPFAKRQMVEVAKAIASADGSDHEPVILLDEPTSVLEAQEIEKLFEIIDGLRQRASVIFVSHRMEEVLRVCDRVYVLRDGEVAGERIPGRVEEEELYELLVGEDLSQGYYHEDLRVEPRDDVRLKLSGLSGAGFSDIDLEMRSGEVVALMGVQDSGREEIGKALFGGLPTSRGTVEVDGVRVSLRSPADLVGKGIGYIPSDRKTDGCVLPMSVQDNMVLAHPERVARAGVFDPLLGSKTVQQWIDKLRIKTPSGFTPMRNLSGGNQQKVVLAKWLLDPKLRVLILDTPTRGLDVGAKSDVYKLIRELAENGLSVILIADTLEEGMHMAHRVVTLKDGRTSGEFLCSAGSMPERTEILERMI
- a CDS encoding ABC transporter permease: MNEEQAPSTSAQLIAARQKRDFQWFHERGLTPFVALIVVVGVVAIYDPGFLSPRALTSLLDQTAVLGLLALAQAVVVLTGRITLANAALASLGGVCLALLLPDYGWFGVIAVVLGAALLGLLLGTIHMIAQVPSFVVSLGGMGVFAGLSLWLSGADSLYVSSGYEVLEWMTWRYFGIPISFLLLVCIAGLMMLCFALFPIGRSIRAVGFNERASAFSGIRTTLVVVSVFALSGALSGLAATLQIAELRSAGATTADALLLPSIAAVLLGGNAISGGVGGIGRTLVGVLIITVLRVGLDIVGVPSSVQPIIYGVIVILTIAVTADRARGRAIA
- a CDS encoding NUDIX hydrolase, with translation MNDGVGFAPVYEARDGLPVRLEAAPRQDSRGRPYLHHRLVVADGRPGAVVVAVRSGEREDTPEVLLVRSLRYAVGQELWELPRGSGEPEDAVDRDRPADPDPVRGSGPDPHRPADPVSDPASDPVGDAGLRAGLRELAEETGFTAARSELLGGYVVDSTVFPQRVCAVLCEIDASREPGDVDGEVEESRWFSRDEVVGMIRSGAVADAHSLSALLLWLLPAIPTRS
- a CDS encoding GNAT family N-acetyltransferase; its protein translation is MSGDGRAVVVRPVTEGDREAWAALFRGYRDFYEKPHDPAVLDTVWGWLMDPSHETRGLVAEVDGRVVGIGHFRRFSRPVVGEQGLYLDDLFTAPEARGTGAGSAILHRLAEIARDEGVSLVRWITHESNTTARRLYDRLAQQTPWVTYDLAPAE